One part of the Phragmites australis chromosome 3, lpPhrAust1.1, whole genome shotgun sequence genome encodes these proteins:
- the LOC133911525 gene encoding probable serine acetyltransferase 2, which translates to MTSCGCLVLEKPEDHGGGAVARGTVKVAPGSGCGSCAGEWRSRSEAIFPIYVMGNSRASSVAAARGIVDSAGDPIWEAVQSEAKSEAEKEPILSSFLYASVLSHDCLERALSFTLANRLEDPTLLATQLIDIFNDVMMNNKDICRSIRLDAQAFKDRDPACAQYSWALLYLKGYQSLQSYRIAHVLWNQGRRVLALALQSRISEVFAVDIHPAAKIGEGILLDHGTGLVIGETAVVGNWVSLMQGVTLGGTGKEHGDRHPKIGQGALIGAGATILGNINVGEGAMIAAGSLVLKDVPPHSMAVGNPAKVVGYTEKEDPSLTMKHDARRDYFEHVAIRYSDDTANGSVVK; encoded by the exons ATGACGTCCTGCGGGTGCCTGGTGCTCGAGAAGCCGGAGGACCACGGCGGCGGGGCGGTGGCGAGGGGGACGGTAAAGGTCGCGCCGGGCTCCGGGTGTGGGTCGTGCGCGGGGGAGTGGAGGAGCCGGTCGGAGGCCATTTTCCCCATCTATGTGATGGGGAACTCGCGGGCGAGCTccgtggcggcggcgcggggcaTAGTCGACTCCGCCGGGGACCCCATATGGGAGGCCGTCCAGTCGGAGGCCAAGTCTGAG gCAGAAAAGGAGCCTATTTTGAGTAGCTTCCTGTACGCCAGTGTGTTGTCTCATGACTGTCTGGAGCGAGCATTGAGCTTTACCCTTGCAAACAGGCTTGAAGATCCAACACTGCTTGCTACCCAGCTAATTGACATTTTTAATGATGTTATGATGAATAACAAAGATATATGCCGTTCCATTCGCCTTGATGCTCAG GCCTTCAAAGACAGAGATCCAGCCTGTGCACAATATAGCTGGGCATTGTTATACCTAAAG GGTTATCAATCCTTGCAATCCTATAGGATAGCTCATGTTTTATGGAATCAGGGACGTAGAGTTTTGGCATTGGCACTGCAAAGTCGTATTAGTGAG GTCTTTGCAGTGGATATACACCCAG CTGCCAAGATTGGCGAGGGAATATTGTTGGATCATGGAACAGGCCTAGTCATTGGCGAAACTGCTGTGGTTGGAAATTGGGTTTCATTAATGCAG GGTGTTACACTTGGAGGTACTGGCAAGGAACATGGAGATAGGCACCCTAAGATCGGTCAGGGAGCTCTTATTGGAGCTGGTGCTACTATCCTCGGCAATATAAATGTAGGTGAAGGTGCCATGATTGCCGCTGGCTCCCTTGTTTTAAAGGATGTACCTCCCCACAG TATGGCTGTAGGTAATCCTGCAAAGGTAGTTGGGTATACAGAGAAAGAAGATCCTTCTTTAACTATGAAACATG ATGCAAGAAGAGATTATTTTGAGCATGTTGCCATCAGATATTCAGATGATACAGCTAACG GAAGTGTTGTGAAGTAA